The sequence CAAGCATCTCGTGAACGACGTGTTCAGCGGCGAGTACCACAGCGTCTTCAAGGGACGCGGCATGGAGTTCGCCGAGGTGCGCGAATACGAGCCGGGCGACGAGATCCGGTCGATCGACTGGAACGTAACGGCCCGCCTGGGACGTCCCTATATCAAGCGCTTCATCGAGGAACGGGAGCTGACGGTCATACTCATGGCCGACGTCAGCGCATCGGGCCACTTCGGCACGGTGAACCAGATGAAGAGCGAGATCACCGCGGAGATCTGCGCGCTGCTGGCCTTCGCGGCGATCCAGAACAACGACCGCGTCGGCCTGCTCATGTTCACCGACCAGATCGAGAAGTTCATCCCGCCGAAGAAGGGACGGACCCACATCCTGCGGGTGATCCGGGAAGTGCTTTACACACAGCCGGGTCATACCGGCACCGACCTCACGCAGGCGCTGGAATACCTGAACCGGCTGCTGACGCGCCGGAGCATCGTCTTCATCCTGTCCGATTTCCTGACCGAAAACTACATGAAGCCCCTGCGCGTGGCCAGCAAGCGGCACGACGTGGTCGCCGTCACGATCACGGACCCGAGGGAACTCAGCCTGCCCGGCGTTGGCCTGATCGAGCTGCAGGACGCGGAGACGGGAGAAGAGGTGCTCGTCGACACCGGCGACGCCGGTTGGCGCAGGCAGTATGCCGAATACAACGAAGCCCTCCGCGAAGCGCGCGACCAGCAGTTCAGGGTGAACGGCGTAGACGCCATCCACATCCGCACGGACGAGCCCTACATCGATCCGCTGCTGCAGTTCTTCAAGCTGCGCGAACGCAAATTCGCGCGGTGATCGGATGGCAACAAAGGCTTGCTTTACATCACTTTGTGTCATAAATTAGGATACTTTGAAAATCGCTGCGCGTTTTGCGCGAAGGTTGTGGCAGCGGCGCTGGGAGCCTGACGTGATAGAAGTTAAGGACCTGACCAAGAAGTACGGCAATTTCACCGCGGTCCGGGACGTGAGTTTCGAGGTCGAAAAGGGCGAAATCCTCGGGTTCCTCGGACCGAACGCCGCGGGCAAGACCACGACCATGCGGGTGCTGACGTGCTTCATGCCCGCGACGGCCGGCACCGCCCGGGTGGCGGGGTTCGACACGTTCCGTCAATCCCTCGACGTGCGCCGCAGGGTGGGATACCTGCCGGAGAACGTGCCCCTCTACCTGGACATGCGGGTCCGCCCTTACCTGGAGTTCATCGCCAAGATCAAGGACATCCCGTCCCGTGATCGCCGAAGGGCCGTCAACCGCGTGATAGAGCTGGCCGCCCTTGAAGAAGTCGAGCACCGGATCGTCGGCCACTGTTCCAAGGGGTTTCGCCAGCGGGTGGGCCTGGCCCAGGCGCTGATCCACGATCCGGACGTCCTGATCCTGGACGAGCCGACCAACGGCCTCGACCCCAAGCAGATCAACGAGGTCCGGGAGGTGATCAAGGGCCTGGCCGGGGACCATACCATCATTCTGAGCAGCCATATTCTGCCCGAGGTGAGCAAGACCTGCGAGCGCGTGGTCATCATCGACCAGGGCCGGATCGTGGCCGGGGACACGCCGGCCAACCTGGATGCGCGGCTGCGGGGATCGCAGTCCATCTCGGCACAGATCCGGGGACCGGTCAGCGAGGTGATGGACCTGTTGAAGGAAAAGGACGGCGTCGTGGACGTGAAGACCAGGTCTTCCATCGGCGACGGCCTTTGGCAGTACGACATCGACGTCGTGCCGGGACGGGATCTCCGTTCCGAGGTGGCATCGTCGGTGGTCGGAAAAAACTGGGACCTCGTGGAACTCACCACGGCCGGCATGAGCCTGGAGGAGATCTTCCTCGAGCTGACGACCCAGGAAGAGGAGGGCGGCTGACGATGCAGGGATTGCTGGCCATCTGGGGCCGTGAATTGAAGGCCTATTTCATTTCACCCATATTCTACGCCCTTTCGACCGTGTTTATTTTTATCGTAAGCTTCATGTTTTTCTATAGCTTACAGAGTTACACCCAGTATTTCATGCAGGTCGCGCAGTACCCGACGATGATGGAGCGCATCAACATCAACGAGATGATCATGCGCCCGCTGTTCAATACCATGAGTTTCGTGGCCGTGCTGACACTCATGCCCATGCTCACCATGCGGGTATTTTCCGAGGAGAAGAAGACCGGTACGATCGAGCTGCTGCTGACCTCTCCGGTCCGCGACTGGCACGTGATCCTGGGCAAGTTCCTGGCGGCCTTCACCCTGTACACGGCCATGATCGGGCTGACGCTCATCTACCCGATGGTGCTCCAGGTGTACGGCGATCCGGACTGGGGCCCCATTTGGGCCGGCTACCTCGGTCTCGTGCTCCTCGGGGGCGGCGTGATCACCATCGGGCTCTTTGCCTCCTCGCTGACGGAGAACCAGATCGTGGCCGCCGTGATCTGCTTCGGCGCCGCGCTCATACTCTGGATGATGGATGTAGCGGCGGAATCGATGACCGGCATGCTGGGCGAGGTGGTCGGATACCTGTCCGTGCTGAGGCACTACAATACCTTCGAGAAGGGGATCATCGACTCGACGGACTGCCTCTTTTTCCTGAGTTTCATCTTCCTGGGCCTGTTCATCACGGTCCGGTCGGTTGAATCGACGCGCTGGCGGGGTTGACGCCGGTCCCGAGTGGACGACCGGTCCTGCGCACTCAAGCTTCCAGCAGTCTGAATAAGGGAGACAACCGTACATGAGGAGTCTCGTTTCAACCGCCGGATACCTGGGGCTCATCCTGATCCTGGTCAGCGGGTACCTCTACGCATCGGACGCGACGACACCGCGCACGGTCCTGATCGTCCTGCTGGCCGGCCTGGCGCTCGGATCGGCCTGGCTGGTCCTGGAGTGGGAGACGGTGTGGAACCTGCTGGGGCGGCGCACCACGCGGTACGGCGCCAACACCGCGGTCCTGGTCCTGCTGGTGATCGGCATCCTGGCCTTCGTGAACCTGATCGGCGCGCGGTACTCCCAGCGGTACGACACGACCGCCAACAAGCGGTTCAGCCTCGCGGACCTGTCCATCAGCGTGCTGGAAGAGTTGGACCAGGACGTCCACATTGTGGGATTCTTCAGATCCGGCGGGCCCGAAGCCATGCAGCAGCACCAGATCGACGACATGCTGAACCAGTTCCAGTATCATTCGGACCACATCACCTACGAATTCATAGACCCCGATCTCGAACCCAGCATCGCCCGCCAGTACAACATCTCCGCCTACGGAACGATCGTGTTCGAAAGCGAGGGCAAGACCGAGCACATCAACCGCTACCTCGAAGCGAACGTGACCAACGCGCTGGTCAAGGTCACGCGGGAAGGCCAGAAGACCATCTACTTCCTGGAAGGCCACGGCGAACATAACGTCAACCTGACCGACCAGGCCGGCTACAACAGGCTGCTCCAGCTGCTCGAGAACCAGAGCTACGTCGTCCGGAGTTTCTCGCTGCTCAGCGAGGTGGAAGTCCCGGCGGACTGCAGCGTCCTCGTGGTGGCGGGACCCCGAACCAACCTGGTGGGCAACGAGCAGGAAGCCATTCGCGACTACCTGGACCGAGGCGGCCGCGCCCTGTTCCTGATCAACCCCGACTACCCGGAGGAAAGCGCCGACCTGTCCGCGCTCCTCGCCCACTGGAAGGTGCGGATCGGCGACAACGTGGTGATCGACGAAAGTGCCGTGGGGCGCTTGCCCGGCATGAACGAGTACATGCCGGCCGTCATGCAGTACCCGGCCCATCCCATCACGCGCCCGCTCGGAAGCACCGTGAGTTTCTTTCCGCTGGTGCGGTCCATTGAACCAGCGGCGGCCTCCGACGACACCGTGGAGGTTCAGACCATCGCCATGACCAGTGCCCGCAGTTGGGCGGAGACCACGCTGCCGGGATCGCCGGAGGAAGCCGTGGAGTACACGCCCGCGCTGGACCCGCAAGTGGACGAGCCCGGTCCCGTGTCCATCGCCGTGGCCATCACGGCCGTCCCCCGGGCGCTGCCCCGCAGGGACATGCGGACGCTGACGCCCCAGGAGATGGCGATGCGGCCGGAGGAGCACGAACTGAAGACCCGCATCGTGGTCGTCGGCAACTCGGCTTTTGCCAACAATACCTATATCAGGCTGCCGGGCAACGGCGACCTGGCGCTGAACATCCTCAACTGGCTCGCCCAGGAGGAAGACCTGCTCGCGATCCGGCCCAAGTCCAGCGACACCAGGCTGGTTCAGATCTCGCTGAGCCAAATGCGGGATATCTTCATCGTCACCGGCATCCTGTCGCCCATCGGCATCCTGATCGCGGGCGTCGTGGTGTGGTGGAGAAGGAAATAGGAGGCGAAGCGCCGTGAGCGGTGGACGGTACACGATCGTGCTGGCCGTGATCCTGGGATTGCTGGCGGCCGTTTTCTTCCTCTTCGTGCTCGAGGAAGAAGAAGTCGCGGTAGCCGAGCGGGTGTTCGAGCTCAACGCGGAAGAGGTCGTCGAGATCAGGGTGGCCGTGGACGGCGCGGTCACTACGCTCGAGAAGGTCCCGCTGGAAGGCTGGGTGATTACCGATCCGGTCCGTTACGCGGCGGACCCGGACATCGTGGTTACGCTGCTGCGTGAATTCTCCGCCCTGTCCCCGGCCCGGACCATCGCCGATTCAGCGGAGGTCCTATCGGAGTACGGTCTCGAGCGACCGTCGGCGTCCGTCGAGGTCATCCGGGGTCTCGACACGCCCATGGTATTGCTGCTGGGAGACGTGAACCCGACGGGCGCGGCCCACTACGCCGTGGAACAGGGCACGCGGCAGGTGTTTCTCATCTCCACGCAGATCAATGGGAACCTGCGCAAGACGACCGATGCGCTGCGGGACCGCAGGCTGATGCGGGTCGAACAGGACGAGGTGGAGGAGATTGTCCTCGAAAAAGGCGGCCGCCGCGTCGTCCTCAGGCTGGACCCCTTCGGGACCTGGCGCGTGGAAGCGCCCTACCGGCTGCCGGCGGAGCGCGATGAAGTGATCAACGCGTTGGGTACAATCATCAACGCCACGGCCATTGCCTTCATCGACGACGCGCCGTCTTCGCTTGCAGGATACGGCCTGGCGGATCCGGTGATGACGGCGACCGTGAAATCCGGCGACGGCAGCGTACTCCATACGCTTTCACTGGGCAATGAGGAGATGGGCCAGGTCTACGCCATGACCAGCGAGAGACGCAACGTGTACTCGGTCTCGACGTCGATCACGCGGCAACTGGACCGGGAGCCCGACTTTTATCGGCGCCTCACGGCCTTCGATTTCCAGTCCTACAGGGTCCCCACTTTTTCGATGAACATCGGAGACGAGAACGTGACGCTGGTCAAGCATGCCTTCGAGGACTGGCGGATGACGTCGCCCTACGCGCTGAGAGCGAACGACCAGTTCATCACGGCCATGCTGGACAGCCTGGAGATCATGCGCGTGCGGGACCACATCCCGGCGACGGCCGCGAACAGCGCGGCGTACGGTTTCGAGCAACCGGTCGCCCGCCTTTCGCTTACGATCGATGACCGGGTGAACCTCCAGGAAATCCTGGTCGGGACGGACTCCGGAGACGGGCTGTACACCTACGTCATGGATCCGGCGGAAGAATGGATCTACGCGGTGGACGCTACAAGCCTGCGGCGCATGCCGGGCTCCGCGATCGAGTTGCGCGACAACAAGATCCTGCGGTTCAAGGGCTACGAGGTACACATGTTCGAAGTGGTCACGCCCGACGACCGGCTGCGGGTGCGCCGCGACCAGAAGCAGCGAGTCGTGTGGAAACTGGAAGAGCCTTCAACGGGCGACGCGGACGCGATTTCGGTCGGCCGGGCTTTCAGCGAACTGGATTCATTGTATTCGGAGGCCTTCGTTACGGCGGACCCCGAAGCGGACCTGGCCACCTTCGGACTGGACCGGCCGGTCATGGAACTTACGTTGCAGGTCGGGGGCCGGGACAACGTGCCGGAAGAACGCATTTCGCTCCTGGTAGGCAGCTCCCTTCCCGGGGACGAAAGCCTGGTTTACGTCAAGCAAAGGAACAGCCCCGTCGTGTCCCTGGCCAGGGCCGGGTTCATAGCCCGGATCAACGAAATGGTCGCCCAGACATCGAAATCGTGACGTGAGGCGGCATGCGGTGAGGCGTTCCTTTTTTCTCGCCACCGTCCTGGTGGCCGTCGCGACGGACCCGGTCGACACCGGAGCCTTCCCCGGACCGCAGGAAGGAGATTCCGGGTTTTCGATCGAGGCCTCGGTGGACCGCGACCGGATTACCGTGGGCGATCCCTTCCTGTACCGGGTCACCGTGAAGAGTCCCGGCAACTCCGCGATCGAATGGCCGGAATCCGGGACGCCTCCTGAAGGTTTCGATCTCCTGTCCTTCGAGCATGCAGGACCCCTGTCCGGACCCGGCGACGCGAACATCGATCTGCTCCGGTACGAACTCACCCTGTACCGGACCGGCGAGCATTCCATCCCGCCCTTTGCGCTCAAGTGCGTCTTGTCGGATGGCACCGAGTTATCCGCCGAATCAGAGGCCATTCCGTTTTCCGTCGTCAGCGTAATAGACGATGATGCCGCGGATATACGCGATCTGAAATCCCCGGTGGACATCCCCGGCGGGGCGCCCTGGTACTACTGGCTGGTCGCCGGACTGGTGTTGCTCGCCGTCGCGGCGGCCGTCTTCCTGTACATCAGGCGCCGGAGGAAACGGGAGGACCCGCAGGGTACGGTCCCGGAGATCGAACGCCCGCCCGAAGAGATCGCCATGGAAGAACTGGAACGGCTGGCCCTGAAGGAGTGGCTGGCAAAGGGACGCGTGAAAGCCCACTATTCCGCGCTTTCGGAAATCCTGCGCCGGTACCTGTCCGGGCGCTACGGGATAGCCGCGATGGAATTCACGACCTCCGAGCTGCTGACGGCATTGAACGCGCGCCAGGTCGGCCACGAAGAATCCCGGGTCGTCCGGGAACTTTTCGAAGAATGCGACATGGTCAAATTCGCCAGGTTCACGCCGGAAACGCATCGGCAGTCGCTTTCGCTGCGGGTAGGACGGGAGATCGTCGAGCTGACACGTCCGCCCGTAGTATCGGAAGTCACTGAGCCGGCAAAGGACTGATGCTCCCATGTTCTTTTCTACGCCCATGATCCTGGTGTTGCTCTTGATC comes from Gemmatimonadota bacterium and encodes:
- a CDS encoding DUF58 domain-containing protein, translating into MIPRQILQKIRQIEIRTKHLVNDVFSGEYHSVFKGRGMEFAEVREYEPGDEIRSIDWNVTARLGRPYIKRFIEERELTVILMADVSASGHFGTVNQMKSEITAEICALLAFAAIQNNDRVGLLMFTDQIEKFIPPKKGRTHILRVIREVLYTQPGHTGTDLTQALEYLNRLLTRRSIVFILSDFLTENYMKPLRVASKRHDVVAVTITDPRELSLPGVGLIELQDAETGEEVLVDTGDAGWRRQYAEYNEALREARDQQFRVNGVDAIHIRTDEPYIDPLLQFFKLRERKFAR
- a CDS encoding ATP-binding cassette domain-containing protein, whose protein sequence is MIEVKDLTKKYGNFTAVRDVSFEVEKGEILGFLGPNAAGKTTTMRVLTCFMPATAGTARVAGFDTFRQSLDVRRRVGYLPENVPLYLDMRVRPYLEFIAKIKDIPSRDRRRAVNRVIELAALEEVEHRIVGHCSKGFRQRVGLAQALIHDPDVLILDEPTNGLDPKQINEVREVIKGLAGDHTIILSSHILPEVSKTCERVVIIDQGRIVAGDTPANLDARLRGSQSISAQIRGPVSEVMDLLKEKDGVVDVKTRSSIGDGLWQYDIDVVPGRDLRSEVASSVVGKNWDLVELTTAGMSLEEIFLELTTQEEEGG
- a CDS encoding ABC transporter permease subunit, with the translated sequence MQGLLAIWGRELKAYFISPIFYALSTVFIFIVSFMFFYSLQSYTQYFMQVAQYPTMMERININEMIMRPLFNTMSFVAVLTLMPMLTMRVFSEEKKTGTIELLLTSPVRDWHVILGKFLAAFTLYTAMIGLTLIYPMVLQVYGDPDWGPIWAGYLGLVLLGGGVITIGLFASSLTENQIVAAVICFGAALILWMMDVAAESMTGMLGEVVGYLSVLRHYNTFEKGIIDSTDCLFFLSFIFLGLFITVRSVESTRWRG
- a CDS encoding DUF4340 domain-containing protein, encoding MSGGRYTIVLAVILGLLAAVFFLFVLEEEEVAVAERVFELNAEEVVEIRVAVDGAVTTLEKVPLEGWVITDPVRYAADPDIVVTLLREFSALSPARTIADSAEVLSEYGLERPSASVEVIRGLDTPMVLLLGDVNPTGAAHYAVEQGTRQVFLISTQINGNLRKTTDALRDRRLMRVEQDEVEEIVLEKGGRRVVLRLDPFGTWRVEAPYRLPAERDEVINALGTIINATAIAFIDDAPSSLAGYGLADPVMTATVKSGDGSVLHTLSLGNEEMGQVYAMTSERRNVYSVSTSITRQLDREPDFYRRLTAFDFQSYRVPTFSMNIGDENVTLVKHAFEDWRMTSPYALRANDQFITAMLDSLEIMRVRDHIPATAANSAAYGFEQPVARLSLTIDDRVNLQEILVGTDSGDGLYTYVMDPAEEWIYAVDATSLRRMPGSAIELRDNKILRFKGYEVHMFEVVTPDDRLRVRRDQKQRVVWKLEEPSTGDADAISVGRAFSELDSLYSEAFVTADPEADLATFGLDRPVMELTLQVGGRDNVPEERISLLVGSSLPGDESLVYVKQRNSPVVSLARAGFIARINEMVAQTSKS
- a CDS encoding DUF4381 family protein, which codes for MRRHAVRRSFFLATVLVAVATDPVDTGAFPGPQEGDSGFSIEASVDRDRITVGDPFLYRVTVKSPGNSAIEWPESGTPPEGFDLLSFEHAGPLSGPGDANIDLLRYELTLYRTGEHSIPPFALKCVLSDGTELSAESEAIPFSVVSVIDDDAADIRDLKSPVDIPGGAPWYYWLVAGLVLLAVAAAVFLYIRRRRKREDPQGTVPEIERPPEEIAMEELERLALKEWLAKGRVKAHYSALSEILRRYLSGRYGIAAMEFTTSELLTALNARQVGHEESRVVRELFEECDMVKFARFTPETHRQSLSLRVGREIVELTRPPVVSEVTEPAKD